acaatacttttttaaaaaacgtAATATGTTCGTTATATTCATTATCGTTTTTGTTGACCCAAATGTTGATATTACATGACATAAACCACATTTTGCATTCGTTATGTTGGTCATACTGATGCTGTTTTACGCGCACATGCGCAGAACGACAGGTGGTCGCCGACTCGACCCAGCCGTCCCGACTGAACCTATCGACTTCTCGTGCTCATCATCAGCCGCTTTCGTGCTCTAGCAAGAACGATATGCAGTGCTTTGTGTTGAAGTGCTCGTGGTGACATGGCGTCCCTTTTTTAACCGTTGTAGATGGTGTGAAATCTTTCAAAATATAGTGTTTTTAAAATGAGTGTGAACTATGATCTTGTTTGTAGACTGTGCTTGTCATCTCGAGGCGAATTACTGCCGATTTTTCCTACCACCAGTTCCGATGACTCGGAACCTCCCGTCCTCGCTTCGAAAATTAAGGATTGCGTGTCCATACAGGTATGTAATGCTCTAAAGAGGCAATATAGTGAAGTTTTGAGTGAAAGTAGATCTTCGGCATACGTGAGAACTCGTCATCTGCCGACCGATGACGGGCAGCGCTGCGTTTAGGTGGAGATGTCGTAAGATCGTCCACCATTTTGTAATGTTCCATGGCTATCGCTCGGCTCGTGGCGGCGACGCGTCGCATTCCGTttagccggtgggaatcggcgcATATCATGAGGGTCGGGGCTTGGCATTATTCCCGGGGGTCAGGCCGGGAGGGGGCTGCGTATCGCTAGTTGCTAGGTATGGTCGGCGTTGGACATCGGCGTATTGATTTATCGGCGAGCGGCGAGACCAGCCTGCTGCTCGTTCCTCGTCGCGCCGAGCGGTCGAGCGTCGGCTGCGTCGGTGTGGCGCGCCTCGCGAGTGCGCTAGTGTACGTGTGTGCGTATATCGAGCGCTAACCCTCGAGGGGCTCACAGCTCGCTGGATGCCGCCGCCCGCCTGCCACTCGACTCGCTTCTACTTATTCGGTCGAGGAGCAGCCGCTCGCCGGCGCGTTTATACCTACGCCTACCTACTTAGTTTCTCCTCGATAGGCGAGGCGCGGTTTCGCCGCGCTCGTTTCTGATGAAATGCGTCGTGGTGCGCGCCCATTCGCCATCCCTGATGTGATTGcgtatgatttattatttcagaTAACCGAAAATGACGACTTGCCGACAAATATCTGCAGGAAATGCGTGGACAATGTCAATAACTGGCATGTATTCAAGTCTGTATGTGAAAGGACTCAAAACAAACTACAGTCTCTGATTAATAAAGATGGCAGCCAACTAGAAGAGGTGGGTTTATTTTTCTGGACAATTTAAGCTTGGAATGTCAGTTTTTACTTTGTTATTCTATTGTTTACATGTTGTATCATGGATTTTCAGGTGAAAATAAAGAGTGAACCATTATCTGATGAGGCTTATGATGATGGAGTTGTTATTGATGGATCCTACCATGACAGTGAGGTGTGTACCACTTCTACTTATACACTAATATCATCTTGTTATAATAGTTGAATATGGAAGAATTATTGGTCAATATCTACACTGCAAGATGCCTATAAGTAGCATTTTGGTGTCAAGGACATGTGAACAGTTGTGAAGTCATTAATGTACAAGGAACTTGTGTGAAGTGATAATGTGCTTCACTGCTGTTTGTTACTTTGATACTGTTCTTGTTTATtgggaataaatatattgttttttattttaattataatgcatagaaagtgcaattaaaaaaaaaagacttatATTTTCTGTAGGCTAGTGTCCTTGTAGGTCACATTTTTATAATGACATTATTCTATGACCACATTAtgttaaatcaaatatttaaatcattattatattgatgaCTGGTGActtttgaacataaaatattatgcttcTGCGAGTTTTATGGGCCATAGTGTTACAGATACACTTATTGCTTTGTGTGacctattttaatttagttataataacataatgGGATGAGTACTCACATAGCAGAAATTTgttgttaaaaattttaaaatattcataaaaaaatttataataaaaatgaaaaaccataatattagattaatttagctccattaattttacaactttctgtctataatttaaatacttctGCATCCCCAAATAACATTCACTAggtgattaataaaatagaaaaatatttttaaatatactaatgatttaatgtaaacaatttcaGAATGCCACATCAAGTAAAGTGCAGCCAGAAGGGCCTCCAATCTTGGCGTCGCTGGGGCTCACGCCAAGGAGTGATAAGGTAAAGATTACAGACCACACACCTTATCTATTCAAACAACTGCTACACACATCAGATATTAGCTTCATGATATTTATTGTGACACTTCAGTTTCCTACTCTTGAAATAGAACATTTTGCAATTAAGtttatacttttcttttttgtatttagttgtatgttaatacataaatgtCTTACGTTATGAAGTGTGAAGAAAACAGTGTGAGAATAGTTCAATTGAATTAATTTCATCCGCAGACAAATGTGGACCCCCGTATGGATTGGCATCGGGTCCATGCGATATTGAACATGGTACAAGACAGCGATATCATTGATTCCCTTCAGACAACAGAAGAGTGTGATGTGCTTCAGTATTCTGATCACGATTCTGAATCTGAAACAGAACTTCAACCAAACATTGATGACATGTTCATAGATTGCAAAAGTGGTTATTTATgtaggaataataaaataatatcgaaaaATCCCAAACTATCATCAACACTTAAAAACGAAAAGGTTAAACAGGCTGCTAATTTGAGGAAGCGTAAAATTGATACAATTAAACATTGTGCTCAACCCAAAGATGCAtggcaattattttttaccgATGACCTGATTGAGCAAATTGTGTTATCCACTAATGATAATATAGCCAGAAATGGAAACAGTTATTTAGTTCCTACATctgtttgtgaaataaaaactgTCATTGGCATATTGTACTTGAATGGTATAATGAGGCCAACGCATCAGAAATGCAGTGACCTTTGGAACAGCGAGTGTGGCGTTCCATGCATTAGAAAAGCGATGAAATACGAACGGTTCAAGTTTATATTGCAGTACATGAGATTCGATAAGGAAGATGCAGACAGCATAATACAATTGGATATAATGAAACGCATACGTAAAGTTTTCGAAATTTTCGCTATGAACTGTCGGACGACTTTCGAAATCCAAAATGTTGCAGTCGTTGACGAGATTATTGTGCCAGTTTACGGACCTTGCCCATTCCGATACGAAATTGATAAAAAACCGTTAAAACGTGGCGTAAAAATGGTGTTGATGGTTGACCCGTCTAATTTTTATGTGAGTAACGTGGATGTGATCATGGATCCTTATTTTGAAGCAGAGGAGATTGTCAAAAAAATAGCCCAACATTTGGCAGGTTCGGGAAGAGTTATTATCATGGATAGTTGGTATGGATCAATTCCACTTATGGATTTGCTGAAGAACCAGTATCAAATGTATTCTATTGTAGCTCTTAATCCTAAAGATGATGTTATACCACCTCTGTTTCTCTCGCAATATAGGAAACGAAGGTCCTTTATGTCTGCATTTTTAGATGATGATTTATGTCTGACATCATATGTGAACTCTGACATGAAGTCGGTGAATGTACTAACAAATGACCCAAGATTCTACAAGCGAGGCCATGTTAACAACACAACAGTAGTGTCGTTATATAAAAAGAATCAATCCGCTGTAGAAGTTCTTGATGTTTTAATGCATTATTATACAACAATGCAGTACACAAATGATTGGACACTTTCAATATTTTGCACATTACTTAACATTGCTGCGGTAAATGCTCAAGTTATGTGGAATATGCAGAGCGGTAACAATGTTGTACAAAGACGCTCTTTCATCAAAGATTTGTCTATAAGTCTGTTGGATAATGAAGAAGGAATGGCATTGTCGCCTATAAACGACATTccagaaagaaagaaaagatttAGTCATTTGCAAGATACAGtgccatattataaaaatagaaagagGTGCAGGATTTGTATAAAGACTTTAAAGCGGGATAGAAGAACGAAACAATTTTGTGTTAAATGTGGGCAGAATATTTGTAGGGAACATTGTGTGATGGTTTGCACAATGTGTGTTGGttaaaattcattcataattcattgttatatttttgtaagtttatttcaatagagttttttattactgtttgattgactacctaaataatattatttcagcaaagttacattatacattgtgttttttaatatgttatgtaagatacagttttttttcaatacttATTATTTCGGCTGTTGGTTCTCGtggtaacatattattttatctagaaGGTCCCAGGTTTAATTCAACACATGTgtttttcaaaaacaatttgatCAGAATTGCATCACCTGGGGCTGTAGAAATATGTCAGGCGGTGGGTTTTAAAAACTAAGCGAAAATCTTTCTGCAATATCCTTGAAAAAGTAGTCAACCCATAATTGAGTCAGATAAgtgcaaaagaaaaaaaaacttattatcatGCGGTTTAGaaactagttttgttttttgttactttgATTGAGCTGGTTATGGTTATAATCAATTGTGTTAAGATCCCCttcacttataatattttatctattttatatgttatacagaaaaataaatttgtatttcctATCATAAGATAGACTTATGGAGCGTCATGTTAATAATAgagattttacaaaataaattattaaaaatatataccatattTTCTATTCAtagaattaaattttagttGTGCAAGTTCCAGCATAAGGTAcatgatgtaatattttaattggataTACTTTACATTGAAtattgtactaaaaataaaaactttttattctaGGGCATGGAGAGTGAAAAAGACGAAGATGAAGAAGAGGAAGAGATGAATGAATCCGCTCAATCCTATACCAAGGTTGCAAATATGCCCGAAGTTTCTATCACGGTGATGCGTCCGTCAGGTGAAACGCTGCACGCACGACAAGGTATCCAACAATTAGCATCCAAAGACTGTCTCGTTTGCGGGAGGTCTTATAGATACTCTCACAATGCCAGACGGCACGAGCTTACGGCTCATAGTTTCGACAGGTACACCAATAAAATCACAACCAAGAAATCTCACCTGCGTCTGCAACCTAAATTGAGACCTAACCCCTTCAACCCAAAGGCGAGATTAATGCCAAATCCTATTAGCCATAAAATGCAATATATACCTAAGAACATCCCAGCCAAAATAATACCCCAGAAGATCATCACCCCGCCGAAACCCATCCCTATTAAAACAGCGAAAGCTCTTCAAAATAATTTGCCATATCCCCTTCGAATTAAGGCGCTCAAGGActtacaaataaagaaaaaagagcCCCAGATTTTGAAAACACTGCTGACTGCTAAACCTGAAGTTCTGGTGTCCGAGCCAGAGATTATAAATTCCGGTCCAGAAAGTCCTGAAACACTAATATCTGAACCGGAAATCGCATCATTCCAAGTAGAGGCTATATTGTCCGAACCGGACCACGAGGCTTATGAACATCACCAAGGAGACGATGAAGTCGATGGTGAAATGCACAATAATCAAAATCCAAACTATGACACGGTCGATATGGATTCtgaaaatgaaattgaaattgcCAGACAACAAGAACACGACCAAGACGGTGATCAAATGGAATCCCAGGACAATATGCATCATGATGATGACAATAACATGGACGCGGGTCACAGTGATAATGAGAAAGAGCATAATGATGAAACTGTTGACAGTCAAGATCAAATGGTGATCGATGAGGGCACTGAAATTAAAACCGAGGAGGACGATGGTAAGGAAGAAGAAGGTAATGAAGACAAAGAACCTGAGGAAAATGAACATGAAATGAATAATGAAGAaaacgatgatgatgatgaagagtTGCCGCCTATCGCGCCGGTGGTCGAAATCAACGAAGACATCCAAGGTAACTCTTACAATAGTGAGTTAAACGAAATGAATGAGGAGGAGGAGGAAGAAGAACTTGATGAGACAGCAGATCCTAACGAAGCTGCCGACGCAAAAGAACTCGACCCTAACAAAGTTTACGTGACAAAGACCCAAAGAGATTTTATTCGGAGGTATCGCGATGTCATTGAGCAAATTAATACAAAGAGATGTTTGTGCTGTGACCGAGAACATCCTCGACGGAAAGCAGTCATACAGCACTTACAGAAAAATGGACACAAAGTTCCCAAACATACATGCTACAACTGCGTCATTACTTTTGGCCATATAGGGGCTTTACTAAGCCACATGAGATCAAACTCATGTACTGATCTCtggaaaataatatacaacGAAAATGGAATTACCGATGACTTAGTTCTTCAAGATGGACCTAAGGATACCAAGGTTCAATATAAGGATATTTTCAACGCTAGATCTTATGCGTGCAAACTATGTCCAGCTAAATTCCAATTGAAgcaatttataatgaaacataTGATGGACGTGCACGAAGATGGACAATCCAGGGTGCCCCTCGGCTGTGTCCATTGTCGAGCCAGATTCAAAGACaagaatttattgaaaaaacataTTCGCAACGGTGAATGCACTGTTTATATATCTTGCGATTTATGTTCGGAAAAATTCGGAAATATGCAAGATTTTAATGACCACGCACTGGCGGTACATGCCGGTAGTTTTGATCAGTCGGACAACGCGAACAAATGTGTAGACGGTCGGCCGACTGATTGTCCGATATGTGGCAAGAAGAACCAAAACTACACACTGTTAGTAAAGCATTTGAAAACCATTCATAATGAAGAGAAACCACATTATTGTAAACATTGTGATGCAAAGTTTGAGCAAGCTGCTGACCTAAACAAACACATTTACAAGGAGCACTCTGACAGATCAATGATCATGCAGAGTAGTGAACCCGACATGTCTTTGGTGAAAGAGGAGGCTGAAGAGTACCATTACTCTTGTACTGAATGCAACGCCATATTTGAGACTGTGGACGCTTGGACCGATCACCAAGTCGCTGAACATAATCAGGTCGCTCACCACTGCGATCAATGTGATAAGAAGTTCCTACGTCCTTCGGAACTCGCGGAGCATAAGAACACACATTTGCGTGTGAAATTCTACCCGTGCAGTGTTTGCTCAAACTCTTACAGCACTCCACAGAAGCTTTCAGAACACGTGCAACAAGCACATCCCGGAGTTCGAACAATGGCCTCGGCAGACTCTGAATTCTATTGCGACATTTGCATCCGATCATTCAAAAGTCGTCAGGCTTATTCTAATCACATGCGTATCCACGCGAAGGTGCCGACCACTAACAGAAAACCAGGTGAACCTAAGAGTTTTGCACCACAGATTATTGGAAAACCGATCAAACAGTTTTCTATGATGCAGCCTGGAGTGGTCTCATTCAAGCCTAGTTACAATGTTCCTAATGCACCTTATTGCTGCGATTTGTGTGGCAAAGGGTTTATGCACAAAAAGAATATATGGAAGCATAAGAAAGTGTTAcatgctgatattattaatgacagAAACGACAGCGAGGAAAACACAATGCAGGCGTCTACTGAAGAGGAGGAATTCAATAATGAAGAAAATGGCACAGGCCTGTCGACGCCGCAATTTAACAGTTTCAATTTCGCGAACTTCTCGAGCAATTTACAACAATCGCAACAAGAGTCTATGCCCTACTCATGTGAGCTATGCTTCCAACGATTCCCGCTGCGAAGTAGTTTAtggaaacataaacaaaacaagcacggtattataaattcaaatcttGACGCCTCAGAAACCCATTCTCAGGCGTCGGGAGGTGACGGCAGTAGCAGGTCTAGTTGTACCATTTGCAAAATATCCTTCGCGGACAAGAAATCCTACTACAGACACCGTAAGAATGTCCACAAATCTTCTGTTCAAATGTGCAAATTATGTGGCAAGCCACTGAGCTCTACCCTAGAACTTTACGAACATTTGAAGTCGACTCACGCACGGGAACTGTTGGGATATAACGCAAACCAGGGGTCGAGCAAATCTCAAGAACCACCTCAAGATATGGAACCCGATGACGATAACGATAATGAGGCCGCCGACCCGAGTGTAGATTATCAGGCAAGATACCCTTGCGACACTTGCGGTAAACAATTTGTCGGATTGCTCGCTTTGCAGAACCATCAATGTATCAACCAATTACCTGCGCAACCACAGACGTTTGACTGTGAAATTTGTCATAAGAGCTACACATCCATCGCCGCGCTGAAAAGTCATCGCGGTTGGCACTTGCGCTCTCCCGACGGCAAAGCGGCCGCCAATAATTCTGGCCTGTGGATGCCGCAGCATAAAGTGACTAATAAGGTGAGCAAGTATGAGGTCGTGGACCCATCCCAGTTTGCGAAAGTAACACATTCAACTCCCGCCTCAGTCGCCAAGAGAAGATTACCACCCGAAGTGGAAGTGACCGTCGTCAACCCAAACAAGAAATTGAGGTCTGACGATTCGATGGAAATGGAACAGCACAGCTCGGGCGCGGTCGAAGACAGGTACTGCACGATTTGCGACAAAGAGTTCACCAAACGCGCCGCGTACCAGCGCCACATGGACGAGGTCCATCAACCAAATTCGGTGTTCTGTCCGGTGTGCGACAAAAGTTTCACCAGAAAATCTACGCTGTTAGTGCACATGAAGAAGCACTACGAAGGAGGCGAGGGGAGTTCGTCGATGACGGCGAACATGGAAGACGAGTACTCGTGCGAGCtgtgcggcgcggcgtgcgaGAGCGCGAAGGCGCTGCGCGTGCACCGCGAGCGGCACCACGGCGAGGACTCGGCCGAGTCGGAGGACGAgccgcctgcgcccgcgccgccgcccggcGAGTTCACGTGCGCGCAGTGCGGCGACGGCGTGGCCACCCCGCGCGACCTCATCGCGCACCGCACCATGCACGCCACGCCCACCGGCTTCTACTGCAACATTTGCAAGGTGTACTTCGCGAGGGCCATCGATCTCTCCACGCACACTCGCGCCAGACACCCGGACTACAAAAAAGTATTCTTCCACTGCTCCATATGCGAACGGTCCTTTATGAATAAGAAAAATTTACAGAGACACATAGAAATGACGCACTGATCCTATACTCCTTGTCTAATGGCGATCCGAGCGCGTAGTGAGCGAGATGGTGTTCGCTGGACAGTGTGCCGGGCCGTGCGCTACACACCAGAGTTGAAGTTGAAGTGGTGGCAGTGGTGCGGGTCTCAAACAAACGTGCgatacactttttttattgtaaatagatTTTGTCTACATTTATACATACTCAGACATCCACAGTTTCACAAGAATGTGAGTGTCTTAGAATAGTATAGTTTCcattttaatttcgtttgttCTTGTCGATAAGTCTTTGCTCACATTacggttatttattattttatcgtgCGTTCCGAGTGATCGATGTGGTTTGTTTACGTGTTAGCGacattacatttaaaactttcGACTCACTTGGACTCTATTCTAgacatattttgtatgttatgtaagtacttatcaTGATTTGAGAATGATAACAATTAggtgaaaattaatataatggttaattttatcttttaatgtTGGAAAAACGGGCCAAAATTATGAGCATAGTCAAAATCAGTCAAAACCAGTGTTAGGTAAATAAgtgtcatttgtttattttaaatgatgtgTGACTAAGCTGAATGGTGTCTTGGGATCAGAATGATCTCcgagtgatttatttttaattttaaatgttagttcaactacaaatattatgtaaatataatattgcaatttCGGGAACTATATGAGTTAATGGAAAGCTCGTTTGTGTTTAAAATGtactgattattttaaataattacaaactatatattttgtataaagtgACCACTAAGGACATATCTCCTCATCTATGGCaacaaatgtaatttagtaatacACGACGTAACGGGGCCTAATCGCGAGTTGTAAAACTAAGATAAATATAAGGAAATTCTCTTCatgattacatttaaaaaactttttaattttatataaatcgttataaatataaattatttttgtcatttatcACGAGCcgtgccaaaataaaaaaaaaaaaaaagttattttgccTCATCGTTATACAAACTATAGCACATATTTATGAGAAACTGTTCCTGTTATATACGTTAGATCTTAAATTGTACGATGTAGCCACAGATAAGCGCTTTATAAATGATAACCCATTaagattgttttaattaaaaatcaaatgtaCAGTCAATATGTCGTTTCCTAGATTTTAACTCCACTCTAATACGCAGTTTTCTCCGAGACCGATAGTAAATAAGCAATATTTTACCTGTAATCAAAATCAATTCATCAggcatataattacaaaatgcaaaaaactttatcaatataaaaatattggttagTAAAAattgtgtgaaatatatttgtagcagaaatcataatgaaaatttattgtaaattttatcgaTGAATTATGATAGTTTAAAAATGATCTAAGATTATTATACTATAGTTGCTTGATATTATGGTGACTGAAatactatcccccttattcatagacgttatttatctaaggacggcgctttgctgtgataacaagtctgtttctcagctttgtttatctgacagcttgttgtttgttcagctttgtctgacagccaactagattcaagttgtatctcaatattatccaatcacaacggccctatttctacgcactgcgaaggctgccatgccgtcagaaCTGAGAAACACAATTGTtttcacagcaatgctccgtccttagataaataacgtctatgaataagggggtaataatacaaatattacacTGCCTTGTCGCCTATATGCTTATTTGTCCAACCGAGTTTTTTCGCATAAGTTATTAATGCAGAATTGATATCTTTTCAATCGATTACAGTCGATTACAGCTGTGTTGGTGCCAACTAACATTTCTCGGTTTGACAAATAAACAATGATGAGTCGAGTTTTTTATTCGACGGAGTAATTTGACagatgcagtgttgccagaggtacaggaattttaatatttattaagtgaATGTTTTCGACACTTAGGtacaagtttattattattaagtattcaatattaaatggtaaaatgtaATGCACCCTGGTGGCGTTACATATTATATGCCAAGACGAACTGAATGAACTGATTCAAGAGAATGAAAGTATGAAATATGTGGGTATGAATTTGTGCACAGATAAAAATAAGAGTAAAGGAGGCATAATCTGATTTTGGATCGTttacaataaagaattaaaaattccattttttaattcaaaaggaCTGAGGGTTAACTGGCAACATTCGTGCATTTACAGTTGTCAAATTACTCTATCGAATTAAAAACTCAAGTACACGTATTGTTAACGAAATAGTATTTGTACCTATGTACAACATAATGTATAAGTTGGTTAAATACCCACACAGTTATCCAGACatgaaattattgttaaacataacgagaccataaaaataaaaacctcgctATTTTTCGGGAAAATGTGGATGTACCGAAGCCGTAAACGTTAACtttgatggtggtaggatatattttatatccgcctggatagcgaccgtcTAAAAGGTAGAGTTGgataggacatgacatgaaaaagagtttgtaagagtagcctcttagcattgagccggtacaaagtcctacttcaaatgaggcgaggcttACTGAGGCTCGGCGCTTCTatgtgcgccttacagtattttgtaatgttaacacTCAAAACATTTCtctctcgctcgcgactcgaaacgcagtaacgtaatgttcattgtaaaataacgtcctattgtaatttgtagcatgcaGTTCTCTAACTCTGTATTCGTCCTATAGTTTAAGAGACGGCGAATGAGTAACCATCTGctgcgacataaaatttgaaatagtacaatatataattttgagccacttaCATCTTGACGTCATGTACGGGAAAAATGTACCGCCTACTAAACGTTACCAAAAGGtattaaagcccgccatagtgtcccacgtaagtttgtcgcagtccgggatcaacctgtgtatatccagttccaacaggacGGCATAGTTGTGTTGATTGCCGAGTAGTCATGTTTTGTCAGTTGACGATTCTATTCGCTCCCAACCCAGTTACCACTGGGTGCAGTGGGTCACTATTCAGTGAAAAAAAATGCGCCCTAAAGCAGGTTATTTTATTGTCCTGGTCTATATTTAACAATACTTGCATGTCTGTATTATCGTGAGGtgttataaaaatcaaacattgcagacaaaaattacttgtgcatgaacatattttttttagtttcatgATTTGTAGGAGGTACGGACATCTTGctgtttctttgaaattttgACTATGGCGTTTTGTCAATCGGTGCATGcgatttcatataaatattacccTAAATCattgccaaaaataatttaaacaaaacaaatattctattggtgatttttatgtttagtatTACGCAATATAAAT
This genomic window from Manduca sexta isolate Smith_Timp_Sample1 chromosome 17, JHU_Msex_v1.0, whole genome shotgun sequence contains:
- the LOC115453876 gene encoding zinc finger protein 423; its protein translation is MSVNYDLVCRLCLSSRGELLPIFPTTSSDDSEPPVLASKIKDCVSIQITENDDLPTNICRKCVDNVNNWHVFKSVCERTQNKLQSLINKDGSQLEEVKIKSEPLSDEAYDDGVVIDGSYHDSENATSSKVQPEGPPILASLGLTPRSDKGMESEKDEDEEEEEMNESAQSYTKVANMPEVSITVMRPSGETLHARQGIQQLASKDCLVCGRSYRYSHNARRHELTAHSFDRYTNKITTKKSHLRLQPKLRPNPFNPKARLMPNPISHKMQYIPKNIPAKIIPQKIITPPKPIPIKTAKALQNNLPYPLRIKALKDLQIKKKEPQILKTLLTAKPEVLVSEPEIINSGPESPETLISEPEIASFQVEAILSEPDHEAYEHHQGDDEVDGEMHNNQNPNYDTVDMDSENEIEIARQQEHDQDGDQMESQDNMHHDDDNNMDAGHSDNEKEHNDETVDSQDQMVIDEGTEIKTEEDDGKEEEGNEDKEPEENEHEMNNEENDDDDEELPPIAPVVEINEDIQGNSYNSELNEMNEEEEEEELDETADPNEAADAKELDPNKVYVTKTQRDFIRRYRDVIEQINTKRCLCCDREHPRRKAVIQHLQKNGHKVPKHTCYNCVITFGHIGALLSHMRSNSCTDLWKIIYNENGITDDLVLQDGPKDTKVQYKDIFNARSYACKLCPAKFQLKQFIMKHMMDVHEDGQSRVPLGCVHCRARFKDKNLLKKHIRNGECTVYISCDLCSEKFGNMQDFNDHALAVHAGSFDQSDNANKCVDGRPTDCPICGKKNQNYTLLVKHLKTIHNEEKPHYCKHCDAKFEQAADLNKHIYKEHSDRSMIMQSSEPDMSLVKEEAEEYHYSCTECNAIFETVDAWTDHQVAEHNQVAHHCDQCDKKFLRPSELAEHKNTHLRVKFYPCSVCSNSYSTPQKLSEHVQQAHPGVRTMASADSEFYCDICIRSFKSRQAYSNHMRIHAKVPTTNRKPGEPKSFAPQIIGKPIKQFSMMQPGVVSFKPSYNVPNAPYCCDLCGKGFMHKKNIWKHKKVLHADIINDRNDSEENTMQASTEEEEFNNEENGTGLSTPQFNSFNFANFSSNLQQSQQESMPYSCELCFQRFPLRSSLWKHKQNKHGIINSNLDASETHSQASGGDGSSRSSCTICKISFADKKSYYRHRKNVHKSSVQMCKLCGKPLSSTLELYEHLKSTHARELLGYNANQGSSKSQEPPQDMEPDDDNDNEAADPSVDYQARYPCDTCGKQFVGLLALQNHQCINQLPAQPQTFDCEICHKSYTSIAALKSHRGWHLRSPDGKAAANNSGLWMPQHKVTNKVSKYEVVDPSQFAKVTHSTPASVAKRRLPPEVEVTVVNPNKKLRSDDSMEMEQHSSGAVEDRYCTICDKEFTKRAAYQRHMDEVHQPNSVFCPVCDKSFTRKSTLLVHMKKHYEGGEGSSSMTANMEDEYSCELCGAACESAKALRVHRERHHGEDSAESEDEPPAPAPPPGEFTCAQCGDGVATPRDLIAHRTMHATPTGFYCNICKVYFARAIDLSTHTRARHPDYKKVFFHCSICERSFMNKKNLQRHIEMTH